One genomic segment of Bacteroides sp. includes these proteins:
- a CDS encoding molybdenum cofactor synthesis domain-containing protein, whose product MKILSVNISKETGTIKKPVSEIRLDKYGIQEDAHAGNWHRQVSLLGKESVDRFSALAGRKIAFGEFAENLTTEGLELVNTSPLDRLIGKEVELEITQIGKECHGSSCAIFREVGNCVMPKEGIFARVIRPGILRPGDELEYVPKVLRFQLITLSDRASRGEYEDRSGPRIAALLEKHFENLPRNIQIESRIIADDALALEKMINESVQEGVDTVITTGGTGVGPRDITVETIRPKLDKEVPGIMELIRVKYGGQKPNALLSCGVAGFIKNTMVYTLPGSVKAVNEYMEEILKTLEHLIYMRYGLDVH is encoded by the coding sequence ATGAAGATATTATCAGTCAATATTTCTAAGGAAACAGGGACCATAAAAAAACCTGTCAGTGAAATCAGGCTCGACAAGTATGGCATCCAGGAGGATGCCCATGCTGGGAACTGGCATCGTCAGGTGAGCTTACTGGGGAAAGAGAGCGTTGATCGTTTTTCGGCCCTTGCGGGACGCAAGATCGCCTTTGGAGAGTTTGCCGAGAACCTCACCACTGAGGGACTTGAGCTGGTGAATACCTCTCCCCTGGATCGTTTGATTGGAAAAGAGGTTGAACTGGAGATCACGCAGATCGGGAAGGAATGTCACGGCAGCAGTTGCGCCATCTTCAGGGAAGTCGGCAATTGTGTCATGCCCAAAGAGGGCATTTTTGCGCGGGTGATCCGCCCTGGCATCTTGCGCCCGGGAGATGAGCTGGAATATGTTCCCAAGGTGTTGCGCTTTCAATTGATCACCCTGAGTGACCGGGCCAGCAGGGGCGAATATGAAGACCGCAGCGGACCAAGGATTGCAGCATTGCTTGAAAAACATTTTGAGAACCTGCCCAGGAACATTCAGATCGAAAGCAGGATCATTGCCGATGACGCTCTCGCCCTTGAAAAGATGATCAATGAATCCGTTCAGGAAGGGGTGGATACCGTAATCACCACAGGAGGAACTGGCGTTGGACCACGCGACATTACTGTAGAAACCATAAGACCAAAACTCGACAAAGAGGTTCCCGGCATTATGGAACTGATTCGGGTAAAATACGGCGGTCAAAAACCGAATGCCTTGCTTAGTTGCGGTGTGGCGGGATTCATTAAAAACACAATGGTATATACCCTACCGGGAAGCGTAAAGGCAGTTAACGAGTATATGGAGGAGATACTGAAAACACTGGAACACCTGATCTATATGCGGTACGGACTGGATGTACATTAA